One part of the Streptomyces nigra genome encodes these proteins:
- a CDS encoding NAD(P)/FAD-dependent oxidoreductase, which translates to MAGVQTAVALREKGFTGTITVIGAEPHQPYDRPPLSKAVLLGTAEGSAFDVDFETLGVELRLGCEVLGLRTADHVLDTEAGPVPYEVLVLATGAEPLRLPGTEGVPGVHLLRTLDDAERLRPVLARQHDVVVVGAGWIGAEFTTAAREAGCAVTVVEAAERPLAGALPAEVAAPMAAWYADSGAVLRTGTRVERVEPGEVVLADGTRVPAGAVVVGIGARPATAWLTGSDIALGAHGEVLADDRLRTSVPDVYAVGDCASFPSGRYGERLLVHHWDNALQGPRTVAADILGETAAPYDPVPYFWSEQFGRFVQYAGHHPGADTLLWRGDPAGPSWSVCWLREGRLTALLAVGRPRDLAQGRRLIEAGTPMDATLLADPARPLKSATA; encoded by the coding sequence ATGGCCGGTGTGCAGACGGCGGTCGCCCTGCGGGAGAAGGGCTTCACCGGGACGATCACCGTGATCGGCGCCGAGCCCCACCAGCCGTACGACCGCCCGCCCCTGTCCAAGGCGGTGCTGCTCGGCACCGCCGAGGGCTCCGCCTTCGACGTCGACTTCGAGACGCTCGGCGTCGAACTGCGCCTCGGCTGCGAGGTGCTGGGCCTCCGCACCGCCGACCACGTCCTGGACACCGAGGCCGGGCCCGTCCCCTACGAGGTGCTGGTCCTCGCCACGGGCGCCGAGCCCCTGCGGCTGCCGGGCACCGAGGGCGTCCCCGGTGTGCATCTGCTGCGCACCCTGGACGACGCCGAGCGGCTGCGCCCGGTGCTCGCCCGGCAGCACGACGTCGTGGTCGTCGGCGCGGGCTGGATCGGCGCCGAGTTCACCACCGCCGCCCGTGAGGCCGGCTGCGCGGTCACCGTCGTCGAGGCCGCCGAACGGCCGCTCGCGGGCGCCCTGCCCGCCGAGGTGGCCGCCCCGATGGCCGCCTGGTACGCGGACAGCGGTGCGGTGCTGCGCACGGGCACCCGCGTGGAGCGCGTAGAGCCCGGCGAGGTCGTCCTGGCCGACGGCACGCGGGTACCGGCGGGCGCCGTCGTCGTCGGCATCGGGGCCCGGCCCGCCACCGCCTGGCTGACCGGCTCGGACATCGCGCTCGGCGCGCACGGCGAGGTCCTGGCCGACGACCGGCTGCGCACCTCGGTGCCGGACGTGTACGCGGTCGGCGACTGCGCCTCCTTCCCCTCCGGGCGCTACGGCGAGCGGCTGCTCGTCCACCACTGGGACAACGCCCTCCAGGGGCCGCGCACGGTCGCCGCCGACATCCTCGGCGAGACCGCCGCGCCCTACGACCCCGTGCCCTACTTCTGGTCCGAGCAGTTCGGCCGGTTCGTGCAGTACGCCGGACACCACCCGGGCGCCGACACGCTGCTGTGGCGCGGCGACCCGGCGGGCCCGTCCTGGTCGGTCTGCTGGCTGCGCGAGGGGCGGCTGACCGCGCTCCTGGCGGTGGGCCGGCCCCGGGACCTGGCCCAGGGACGGCGGCTGATCGAGGCGGGCACGCCGATGGACGCCACCCTGCTGGCGGACCCCGCGCGGCCCTTGAAGTCGGCGACCGCGTAG
- the thiE gene encoding thiamine phosphate synthase: MSDTATAGSARARLADARLYLCTDARRRQGDLAEFLDAVLAGGVDIVQLRDKGMEAAEELEHLRVFADACARHGKLLAVNDRADVAHAAGSDVLHLGQGDLPVPAARAILGPDVLIGRSTHSEAEATAAARQDGVDYFCTGPCWPTPTKPGRHAPGLGLVRHTAALGTERPWFAIGGIDLGNLDQVLEAGARRVVVVRAVTEADDPGAAAAEFAKRLRQD; this comes from the coding sequence ATGTCCGACACCGCCACCGCGGGCAGCGCCCGCGCGCGACTCGCCGACGCCCGGCTCTATCTGTGCACCGACGCCCGCAGGCGCCAGGGCGACCTCGCGGAGTTCCTGGACGCCGTGCTCGCCGGCGGCGTCGACATCGTGCAGCTGCGCGACAAGGGCATGGAGGCCGCCGAGGAACTGGAGCATCTGCGGGTGTTCGCCGACGCGTGCGCCCGGCACGGCAAGCTGCTCGCCGTCAACGACCGGGCCGACGTGGCCCATGCCGCCGGCTCCGACGTCCTGCACCTCGGCCAGGGCGATCTGCCCGTCCCCGCCGCCCGCGCGATCCTCGGCCCCGACGTCCTGATCGGCCGCTCCACGCACAGCGAGGCGGAGGCCACCGCGGCCGCCCGCCAGGACGGCGTCGACTACTTCTGCACCGGGCCGTGCTGGCCCACCCCCACCAAGCCCGGCCGCCACGCCCCCGGTCTCGGCCTGGTCCGGCACACCGCCGCCCTCGGGACCGAGCGCCCCTGGTTCGCCATCGGCGGCATCGACCTCGGCAACCTCGACCAGGTGCTGGAGGCCGGCGCCCGCCGGGTCGTCGTCGTCCGGGCCGTCACGGAGGCGGACGACCCCGGGGCGGCCGCGGCGGAGTTCGCGAAGCGGCTGCGGCAGGACTGA
- a CDS encoding Rv2175c family DNA-binding protein — MTEIDAKIDALVPAWLTLPDIAEMLGVEVTRVRQLVKEGQLIAVRRGENRALHVPAAFIDGDKVVKGLSGTLTLLRDDGFTDEEMLEWLFTPDPSLPGTPAQALSENRGTEVKRRAQALAV; from the coding sequence GTGACCGAGATTGACGCAAAGATCGATGCTCTCGTCCCCGCCTGGCTCACCCTTCCCGACATCGCCGAGATGCTCGGCGTCGAGGTGACCCGCGTCCGGCAGCTGGTCAAGGAGGGCCAGCTCATCGCCGTACGCCGGGGTGAGAACCGCGCGCTGCACGTCCCCGCCGCCTTCATCGACGGGGACAAGGTCGTCAAGGGCCTGTCCGGGACCCTGACGCTCCTGCGGGACGACGGCTTCACGGACGAAGAGATGCTGGAGTGGCTCTTCACTCCCGACCCCTCCCTGCCCGGCACGCCGGCGCAGGCCCTGAGCGAGAACCGCGGCACGGAGGTGAAGCGCCGCGCCCAGGCGCTCGCCGTCTGA